In the genome of Solidesulfovibrio sp., one region contains:
- a CDS encoding GNAT family N-acetyltransferase yields MNFTCLARQDFDSRAFGCDFYRVTAYDYAVLAEELPRLRTMARVMADARIAAEDLAADRFFQAQGFRKVTVQVRYASPVDPGLADGPDPLDTTENRLAPGDIARHVANFRYDRFGLDAFAPKAGRDRFQAAWIGNTLASPAIRKVYAGASFVSFKLAGGEAAVDLVSVLEHRRGLGSALMGRVLRAAARAGCARLTVVTEIENQPACRMYVKNGFVPEAYFSRFHYAGPGDPMQKRDA; encoded by the coding sequence ATGAATTTTACCTGCCTGGCGCGCCAGGACTTCGATTCGCGGGCCTTTGGCTGCGATTTCTACCGGGTGACGGCCTATGACTATGCCGTGCTGGCCGAGGAGTTGCCGCGCCTGCGGACCATGGCGCGCGTCATGGCCGATGCCCGCATCGCGGCCGAGGACCTTGCGGCCGACCGGTTTTTCCAGGCCCAGGGCTTTCGCAAGGTCACGGTGCAGGTGCGCTACGCCTCCCCCGTGGACCCCGGCCTGGCCGACGGCCCGGACCCGCTGGACACGACGGAAAACAGGCTCGCGCCCGGGGACATCGCCCGGCACGTGGCCAATTTTCGCTACGACCGTTTCGGCCTGGACGCCTTTGCCCCGAAAGCCGGCCGCGACCGCTTCCAGGCGGCCTGGATCGGCAACACGCTGGCCTCCCCGGCCATCCGCAAGGTCTATGCCGGGGCGAGCTTCGTGAGTTTCAAGCTGGCCGGCGGCGAGGCGGCCGTGGACCTGGTTTCGGTGCTGGAGCATCGCCGGGGCCTGGGGTCGGCGCTCATGGGCCGGGTGCTGCGCGCCGCCGCCCGGGCGGGCTGCGCGCGGCTGACCGTGGTCACCGAGATCGAAAACCAGCCGGCCTGCCGGATGTACGTGAAAAACGGATTCGTTCCCGAGGCGTATTTCTCCCGCTTTCACTACGCCGGGCCCGGGGACCCCATGCAAAAGAGGGACGCATGA
- a CDS encoding nucleotidyltransferase family protein: MITKALILSAGLGTRLRPLTDAMPKPMVPVAGRPVLEHLVRLCVAAGIADVAVNLHHLPHVVMDHFGNGGAFGARLLYGLEPELYGTAGAVNNFRDFFDAPFLVLYGDVYLDVDLRAFAAAHEASGAVATVGLYRVDNPTECGLVDRDPTGRITRFVEKPPVAFTDLANAGVYALSPKVLDYIPENGFCDFGHDVFPALLAAGEPLYGQVLDGYVMDIGSPQKLETANAHVAGGGKRWGGGQP, encoded by the coding sequence TTGATCACTAAAGCGCTCATTCTTTCAGCCGGGCTCGGCACGCGGCTGCGGCCGCTCACCGACGCCATGCCCAAGCCCATGGTGCCCGTGGCCGGCCGGCCGGTGCTGGAGCATCTGGTGCGCCTGTGCGTCGCGGCCGGCATCGCCGACGTGGCCGTAAACCTCCATCACCTGCCTCATGTGGTCATGGACCATTTCGGCAACGGCGGGGCCTTCGGCGCGCGCCTGCTCTACGGCCTGGAGCCCGAGCTTTACGGCACGGCCGGGGCGGTCAACAACTTCCGCGACTTTTTTGACGCCCCTTTTCTGGTCCTCTACGGCGACGTCTACCTCGACGTGGACTTGCGCGCCTTTGCCGCCGCCCACGAGGCCAGCGGCGCCGTGGCCACGGTGGGGCTCTACCGGGTGGACAACCCCACGGAATGCGGCCTGGTGGACCGCGATCCCACCGGCCGCATCACCCGCTTCGTGGAAAAGCCGCCCGTGGCCTTCACCGATCTGGCCAATGCCGGCGTCTACGCCCTGTCGCCCAAAGTCCTCGACTACATTCCGGAAAACGGCTTTTGCGACTTCGGCCACGATGTCTTTCCGGCCCTGCTCGCCGCCGGGGAACCGCTTTACGGCCAGGTGCTGGACGGCTATGTTATGGACATCGGTTCTCCGCAAAAGCTGGAAACGGCCAATGCCCACGTGGCCGGCGGCGGGAAGCGGTGGGGTGGCGGGCAGCCATGA
- the purN gene encoding phosphoribosylglycinamide formyltransferase, with the protein MTLPIAVLVSGSGSNLQAIIDHIEAGRIDARITAVVSNKAEAQALARARNHGLATVTLPHGDFPDRAAFDAALLGAVRGSGAEAVVLAGFMRLLAPQFIAAFRDRILNIHPALLPSFPGIRGAADAAAYGVTVAGATVHFVDEKMDNGPIVIQAAVPARPGDDGASLGARILAFEHRIYPQAVAWLAAGRLSIDGRKTRLAPAGLPLADLAEAGPCLVSPPLESGF; encoded by the coding sequence TTGACCCTGCCCATCGCCGTCCTCGTCTCCGGGTCGGGCTCCAACCTGCAAGCCATCATCGACCACATCGAGGCCGGGCGCATCGACGCCCGGATAACGGCCGTCGTTTCCAACAAGGCCGAGGCCCAGGCCCTGGCCCGGGCCCGAAACCACGGCCTGGCCACCGTGACCCTGCCCCACGGCGACTTCCCGGACCGGGCCGCCTTCGACGCGGCCCTGCTCGGGGCCGTGCGCGGCAGCGGCGCTGAAGCGGTGGTCCTGGCCGGGTTCATGCGCCTGCTCGCGCCGCAGTTCATCGCCGCCTTCCGCGACCGCATCCTCAATATCCACCCGGCCCTTTTGCCGAGCTTTCCCGGCATCCGCGGTGCCGCCGACGCGGCCGCCTACGGCGTGACCGTCGCCGGGGCCACGGTCCATTTCGTGGACGAGAAGATGGACAACGGCCCCATCGTCATCCAGGCCGCCGTGCCGGCCCGGCCGGGCGACGACGGGGCGAGCCTGGGTGCGCGCATCCTGGCCTTCGAGCACCGCATCTACCCGCAGGCCGTGGCCTGGCTGGCCGCCGGCCGGCTGTCCATCGACGGCCGCAAGACCCGCCTGGCCCCGGCCGGCCTTCCCCTGGCCGATCTGGCCGAGGCCGGCCCGTGCCTGGTGAGCCCGCCGTTGGAGAGTGGATTTTAG
- the cobA gene encoding uroporphyrinogen-III C-methyltransferase, translating to MSKVYLLGAGPGDPGLLTLRAKDILSRADVVVYDYLANKAFLDFARPDAEIYYVGKKGGDHTLPQDRINELLVAMAKSGKTVARLKGGDPYVFGRGGEEAEELVAAGCPFEVVPGVTSAVAAPAYAGIPITHRSFCSSVSFITGHEDPTKAESSLNWKAFATSGSTLVFFMGVKNLPHITENLMAAGMPGDTPAALVRWGTTCRHKSLVATLATMPEEAARHGFAPPSLFVVGGVVSLRDTLSWYEKRPLLGQGVVVTRSREQASDLVRLLADQGACCHEFPAIEIAPLADPAPVHAAIDRLFDYDWVIFTSANGVKCFFAAIDAKGLDARAFAGIRLAAIGPATAEALAARGLKADFLPERFVAESVVEGLLALGVAGAKVLIPRAREAREVLPEKLAEAGAEVTVLPVYDTRPVDRDPAEIVAAMEAGEIRYVTFTSSSTVTNFFAKIPTEVLKAAKVKTACIGPITAKTLGEYGFVPDVVAAAYTVPALAEAVIADAVAAAGEATP from the coding sequence ATGTCCAAAGTCTATCTCCTCGGGGCCGGCCCCGGCGACCCGGGCCTTTTGACCCTTCGCGCCAAGGACATCCTGTCGCGCGCCGACGTCGTGGTCTACGACTACCTGGCCAACAAGGCCTTTCTTGATTTCGCCCGCCCGGACGCGGAAATCTACTACGTCGGCAAGAAGGGCGGCGACCACACCCTGCCCCAGGACAGGATCAACGAACTCCTCGTGGCCATGGCCAAGTCCGGCAAGACGGTCGCCCGGCTCAAGGGCGGCGACCCCTACGTCTTCGGGCGCGGCGGCGAGGAGGCCGAGGAACTCGTGGCCGCCGGCTGCCCCTTCGAGGTGGTGCCGGGCGTGACCTCGGCCGTGGCCGCCCCGGCCTATGCCGGCATCCCCATCACCCACCGCTCCTTTTGCTCCTCGGTCTCGTTTATTACCGGCCACGAGGACCCGACCAAGGCCGAAAGCTCGCTCAACTGGAAGGCCTTCGCCACCTCCGGCTCGACCCTGGTCTTTTTCATGGGGGTCAAAAACCTCCCCCACATCACGGAAAACCTGATGGCCGCCGGCATGCCCGGCGACACCCCGGCCGCCTTGGTGCGCTGGGGCACCACCTGCCGCCACAAAAGCCTGGTGGCCACACTCGCCACCATGCCCGAGGAAGCGGCCCGGCACGGCTTCGCCCCGCCGTCGCTGTTCGTGGTCGGCGGCGTGGTTTCCCTGCGCGACACGCTGTCCTGGTACGAAAAACGGCCGCTTCTGGGCCAGGGCGTGGTCGTCACCCGCAGCCGCGAGCAGGCCAGCGACCTGGTGCGGCTTTTGGCCGACCAGGGCGCCTGCTGCCACGAATTCCCGGCCATCGAAATCGCGCCCCTGGCCGACCCGGCGCCGGTGCACGCCGCCATCGATCGCCTTTTCGACTACGACTGGGTGATTTTCACCTCGGCCAACGGCGTGAAATGCTTTTTCGCCGCAATCGACGCCAAGGGCCTGGACGCCCGGGCCTTCGCCGGCATCCGCCTGGCGGCCATCGGCCCGGCCACGGCCGAGGCGCTCGCCGCGCGGGGCCTTAAGGCCGATTTTCTCCCCGAGCGCTTCGTGGCCGAATCGGTCGTCGAGGGCCTGCTGGCGCTCGGCGTGGCCGGGGCGAAAGTCCTCATCCCCCGCGCCCGGGAAGCCCGCGAGGTCTTGCCGGAAAAGCTGGCCGAAGCCGGGGCGGAGGTGACCGTGCTGCCCGTCTACGACACCCGCCCGGTGGACCGGGACCCGGCCGAGATCGTCGCGGCCATGGAGGCCGGCGAGATCCGCTACGTGACCTTCACCAGCTCCTCCACCGTGACCAACTTCTTCGCGAAGATCCCGACCGAGGTGCTCAAGGCGGCCAAGGTCAAAACGGCTTGCATCGGGCCGATCACGGCCAAGACGCTGGGCGAATACGGTTTCGTGCCCGACGTGGTCGCCGCCGCCTACACCGTGCCGGCCCTGGCCGAGGCCGTCATCGCCGACGCCGTGGCCGCCGCCGGGGAGGCCACCCCTTGA